In Oryza glaberrima chromosome 8, OglaRS2, whole genome shotgun sequence, the following are encoded in one genomic region:
- the LOC127781494 gene encoding probable pectinesterase/pectinesterase inhibitor 32, translating into MKQYYKAALLRYWVVVPFLLWLVATEEQLAAGAVAGAAAESSSTWGGQGQLQLPLWVRPGDRRLLGMSVAGMAVDAVVAADGTGQYTTIKQAVKAAEADTSGRRYTIHVKAGKYVEDVEIWRPNITIIGDGIGRTIISGRKSKNMNRGTACTGTLNVQKDGFIARELTVENTAGPQAMQAAAVVVKSDRAVFFRCEITGYQDTLLADVYRQFYRECVISGTIDFVWGEATAVFQMCHLLVRRPLEGSHNTITAQGRRHTNDSEPVVARSGFVFQECNVSTKEDLRGVDTYLGRPWHPYSRVIFMSSYLDGNVVNPKGWVAWRINNATDERSTASTVYYAEYNNTGAGANVTQRVNWHGFHLLAPHEVRNFTVDSFIDGGSWLPETNVPYHLDLDLGL; encoded by the exons ATGAAGCAGTACTACAAAGCAGCGCTGCTTCGCTACTGGGTAGTAGTCCCGTTCCTCCTGTGGCTGGTAGCCACGGAGGAGcaactcgccgccggcgccgtggccgGGGCAGCTGCCGAGTCGTCGTCGACTTGGGGCGGCCAGGGCCAGCTGCAGCTGCCTCTCTGGGTGCGACCCGGAGACCGGCGCCTCCTGGGGATGTCTGTGGCCGGCATGGCGGTGGATGCCGTCGTGGCGGCCGACGGCACCGGCCAGTACACTACCATCAAGCAAGCCGTGAAGGCAGCAGAGGCGGACACGAGCGGGCGCCGGTACACAATCCATGTGAAAGCTGGCAAGTACGTCGAAGACGTTGAGATATGGAGGCCTAATATTACCATCATAGGCGACGGGATCGGGCGTACGATAATCAGCGGCAGGAAGAGCAAAAACATGAATCGGGGGACGGCCTGTACGGGCACACTGA ACGTGCAAAAGGACGGGTTCATCGCGCGAGAGCTTACGGTGGAGAACACCGCGGGGCCGCAGGCaatgcaggcggcggcggtggtggtgaagtCGGATCGCGCCGTCTTCTTCAGGTGCGAGATAACGGGTTACCAGGACACGCTGCTGGCAGATGTTTACAGGCAGTTCTACAGGGAATGTGTTATCTCCGGGACAATTGATTTCGTGTGGGGCGAGGCGACGGCCGTCTTCCAGATGTGCCACCTCCTGGTGCGTCGCCCGTTGGAGGGCTCCCACAACACCATCACCGCGCAAGGGCGCCGCCACACGAACGACTCCGAGCCCGTCGTCGCACGCTCGGGTTTCGTCTTTCAGGAGTGCAACGTGTCGACCAAGGAGGACCTGAGGGGCGTGGACACCTACCTGGGCCGCCCCTGGCACCCGTACTCCCGCGTCATCTTCATGTCGTCCTACTTGGACGGCAACGTGGTCAATCCCAAGGGATGGGTGGCGTGGCGCATCAACAACGCCACCGACGAGCGCTCCACCGCCAGCACCGTCTACTACGCGGAGTACAACAACACTGGGGCTGGGGCCAACGTCACCCAGCGTGTTAACTGGCATGGTTTCCACCTTCTTGCACCACACGAGGTACGCAATTTCACCGTTGACAGCTTCATCGACGGTGGCAGTTGGCTGCCAGAGACCAACGTCCCGTAccatctcgatctcgatctcggtCTGTAA